In one window of Pseudomonas sp. IAC-BECa141 DNA:
- the mksF gene encoding Mks condensin complex protein MksF, whose product MSQERYGIRRFALLNTAGYSLGLFPLEEPLSVYGANNLGKSASINALQFPILARMSDMSFGKYSLEQSRRFYFASDTSYILVEVNLPHGPHVIGVVGRGPGGGFGHQFFAYAGKLDLAHYQKNDTCLRQKELFSNLEKEGLKAYELKPDELRRLLVGGHTSIPLDLTLIPLRSTSEQSLKTFRALFINLLHMREITAAKLKQLFLDAFEHSLRSGSVDYIAACEEAFRDVRRMEQDYNSLVAAGPLVEALSNGVKQRDVLRGKLHRLSPLLDSLLGTWSDYATARKEELTIQAEHYRREQDDLQNDQRGGTQELMRLEREISGIQRWLGELSVLKNRFALVDDVKVLEQQLLAAKDAHDELAGALAQSRQFSAEDLEERLRDLEKRLKSVKQQLDHADNNSYARLREEFSQQDVERLMRLFNSALFSLPLGEHGITLDEDGEWVKSVELILDGFKGERFEVPGLSIDISHIEPPALQALADRAALRDQKERLEKELKQLKTQQAVAADRAASKTQTEALYQQVLDAQKALEDFRRTQTLSAEEGDKLEQLAQMEAAQDELKRSSDAFTERVQQLSAKLQLVGRQIADMEAKQRTLDDALRRRQLLPADLPFGTPFMDPVDDSMDNLLPLLNDYQDSWQGLLRADGQIEALYAQVRLKGVAKFDSEDDMERRLSLLINAYAHRTDEALTLGKARRAAVTDIARTLRNIRSDYDSLEHQLALFNREINKRQVSNLQSFRIVLAPNKEALKHIDQIIHSAGQYEEGETLSVFDLSQSAEQDNKNEEAKEYLARLVAANHNQLGLKDLFELAFEITKVNGQPVIHTDIDGAASNGTTMTIKALTNMYLLLHLMDRDLAGRVRLPYYLDEAADIDEKNQAALLETSLQLGFVPILASVKPQVCASVAIDLEGGSGPAGIYIDEADWKYIRRHDVVKATINVDADEPELDAV is encoded by the coding sequence ATGAGCCAGGAACGCTACGGCATCCGCCGCTTTGCCCTTTTGAACACCGCCGGTTACAGCCTCGGCCTGTTCCCGCTGGAAGAGCCGCTGTCGGTCTACGGCGCGAACAACCTCGGCAAATCCGCCTCGATCAACGCCTTGCAGTTCCCGATCCTGGCGCGCATGTCGGACATGAGCTTCGGCAAGTACAGCTTGGAACAATCCCGGCGCTTCTACTTTGCCTCCGACACCAGTTACATCCTCGTTGAAGTGAACCTGCCCCACGGCCCGCACGTGATCGGCGTGGTTGGTCGCGGCCCGGGTGGCGGTTTCGGTCACCAGTTCTTCGCCTACGCCGGCAAGCTCGACCTGGCTCACTACCAGAAAAACGACACCTGCCTGCGTCAGAAAGAGCTGTTCAGCAACCTTGAGAAAGAAGGTCTGAAAGCCTACGAACTCAAACCTGACGAGCTGCGTCGTTTGCTGGTCGGCGGTCATACGTCGATCCCGCTCGACCTGACTCTGATTCCGCTGCGCTCCACCAGCGAGCAGAGCCTGAAGACTTTCCGCGCGCTGTTCATCAACCTGCTGCACATGCGCGAAATCACCGCAGCCAAGCTCAAGCAATTGTTCCTCGATGCCTTCGAACATAGCCTGCGTTCCGGCAGCGTCGATTACATCGCGGCGTGCGAAGAAGCCTTCCGCGACGTGCGGCGCATGGAACAGGATTACAACTCGCTGGTGGCTGCCGGCCCGTTGGTCGAAGCCTTGTCCAATGGCGTGAAGCAGCGCGATGTGCTGCGCGGCAAACTGCATCGCCTGTCGCCGCTGCTCGACTCGTTGCTCGGCACCTGGTCGGACTACGCCACGGCGCGCAAGGAAGAGCTGACCATTCAGGCCGAGCACTACCGTCGCGAGCAGGACGACCTGCAAAACGATCAGCGGGGTGGCACTCAGGAGCTGATGCGTCTGGAACGGGAAATCTCCGGCATCCAGCGCTGGCTCGGCGAACTGTCGGTACTGAAAAACCGCTTTGCGCTGGTCGATGACGTCAAGGTGCTGGAGCAGCAACTGCTGGCGGCCAAGGACGCTCACGATGAACTGGCCGGTGCACTGGCGCAGTCCCGTCAGTTCAGCGCCGAGGATCTGGAAGAACGTCTTCGCGATCTGGAAAAACGCCTGAAGTCGGTGAAGCAGCAACTCGATCACGCCGACAACAACAGCTACGCCCGCCTGCGCGAAGAGTTCTCGCAACAGGACGTCGAACGCCTGATGCGCCTGTTCAACAGCGCGCTGTTCAGCCTGCCGCTGGGCGAACATGGCATCACCCTCGACGAGGATGGCGAATGGGTGAAGTCGGTCGAGCTGATCCTCGACGGTTTCAAGGGCGAGCGTTTCGAAGTGCCGGGTCTGTCGATCGACATCTCGCACATCGAGCCACCGGCGCTGCAAGCGCTGGCCGACCGCGCCGCGCTGCGCGATCAGAAAGAACGCCTGGAAAAAGAGCTCAAACAGCTCAAGACCCAACAAGCCGTAGCCGCCGACCGCGCTGCGAGCAAGACCCAGACCGAGGCGCTGTACCAGCAGGTACTGGATGCGCAGAAGGCGCTGGAAGACTTCCGTCGCACCCAGACCTTGAGCGCCGAAGAAGGCGACAAGCTCGAGCAACTGGCGCAGATGGAGGCCGCGCAGGACGAACTCAAACGCTCCAGCGATGCGTTCACCGAGCGCGTCCAGCAACTGTCGGCCAAGCTGCAACTGGTCGGCCGGCAGATCGCCGACATGGAAGCCAAGCAACGCACCCTCGACGACGCCCTGCGTCGCCGTCAGCTGTTGCCGGCAGACCTGCCGTTCGGTACGCCGTTCATGGATCCGGTCGACGATTCGATGGACAACCTGCTGCCGCTGCTCAACGACTATCAGGACAGCTGGCAAGGCCTGCTGCGTGCCGACGGTCAGATTGAAGCGCTTTACGCACAGGTTCGCCTTAAGGGCGTGGCCAAGTTCGACAGCGAAGACGACATGGAGCGCCGCCTGTCGTTGCTGATCAACGCTTACGCGCACCGTACCGACGAAGCCCTGACCCTCGGCAAGGCCCGTCGTGCAGCCGTGACCGATATTGCCCGAACCCTGCGCAACATCCGCAGCGACTACGACAGCCTCGAGCACCAACTGGCGTTGTTCAACCGCGAGATCAACAAGCGTCAGGTGTCCAACCTGCAGAGCTTCCGCATCGTGCTCGCACCGAACAAGGAAGCCCTCAAGCACATCGACCAGATCATCCACAGCGCCGGCCAGTACGAAGAAGGCGAAACCCTGTCGGTGTTCGACCTGAGCCAAAGTGCGGAACAGGACAACAAGAACGAAGAGGCCAAGGAATACCTGGCACGGCTGGTGGCGGCGAACCACAACCAGCTTGGCCTCAAGGACTTGTTCGAACTGGCGTTCGAGATCACTAAGGTCAACGGCCAGCCGGTGATCCACACCGATATCGACGGCGCGGCGTCCAACGGCACCACGATGACCATCAAGGCGCTGACCAACATGTACTTGTTGCTGCACTTGATGGACCGCGACCTGGCCGGCCGCGTGCGTCTGCCGTACTATCTCGACGAGGCGGCGGACATCGACGAGAAGAACCAGGCCGCCCTGCTGGAAACCAGCCTGCAACTGGGCTTCGTGCCGATTCTGGCGAGCGTGAAGCCGCAGGTCTGCGCCAGTGTCGCCATCGACCTGGAAGGTGGCAGCGGCCCGGCCGGTATCTACATCGACGAGGCGGACTGGAAGTACATCCGCCGCCACGATGTGGTGAAGGCCACGATCAACGTCGACGCGGACGAGCCGGAGCTGGATGCGGTTTGA
- a CDS encoding paraquat-inducible protein A — MSDSVDAPGLSDLPLDDLVACHECDLLMRKPKLAHGEKALCPRCGYELYAHRHNVVQRSLALVIAALLLYVPANFLPIMQLNLLGQSSQDTVWSGVIGLFNTDMRGVSVVVFLCSMAIPLLKLLCQLIVLLTIRFNTGRSYGLLLYRIYHHLKDWGMLEVYLMGVLVAIVKLADMAAITVGLGLACFIGLLLVQVWLEVVMSPHQIWQALSGEDAHAGD, encoded by the coding sequence ATGTCAGATTCGGTTGACGCCCCCGGGCTGTCAGATTTACCGCTGGATGACTTGGTGGCCTGCCATGAGTGCGATCTGCTGATGCGCAAGCCCAAGCTTGCTCACGGCGAAAAAGCTCTCTGTCCACGCTGCGGTTACGAACTGTACGCTCACCGTCATAACGTGGTGCAGCGCAGTCTCGCCCTGGTCATTGCCGCGTTGTTGCTCTACGTGCCGGCGAACTTTTTACCCATCATGCAGCTCAATCTTCTCGGGCAATCGTCGCAGGACACTGTCTGGAGCGGTGTGATCGGTCTTTTCAACACCGATATGCGCGGTGTTTCAGTGGTGGTATTCCTTTGCAGCATGGCAATTCCGCTGCTGAAACTGCTGTGCCAATTGATTGTGTTGCTGACGATCCGTTTCAACACCGGACGCAGTTATGGCCTGCTGCTCTACCGCATTTATCACCACCTCAAAGACTGGGGCATGCTCGAGGTCTACCTGATGGGCGTCCTGGTCGCAATCGTCAAACTGGCGGACATGGCAGCTATCACCGTGGGCCTCGGTCTGGCGTGTTTCATCGGCTTGTTACTGGTTCAGGTCTGGCTCGAAGTGGTGATGTCGCCGCACCAGATCTGGCAGGCGTTATCAGGAGAAGATGCCCATGCGGGCGATTGA
- the ilvN gene encoding acetolactate synthase small subunit: MRHIISLLLENEPGALSRVVGLFSQRNYNIESLTVAPTEDPTLSRLTLTTVGHDEIIEQITKNLNKLIEVVKLVDLSESAHIERELMLVKVKATGAQRAEIKRTTDIYRGQIVDVSASVYTVQLTGTSDKLDSFIQSIGTASILETVRSGVTGIARGDKVLSI; this comes from the coding sequence ATGCGGCACATTATTTCCTTGCTTCTGGAAAACGAACCTGGTGCTTTGTCTCGCGTAGTCGGCCTGTTCTCGCAGCGCAACTACAACATTGAAAGCCTGACCGTGGCGCCAACCGAAGACCCGACCCTGTCGCGTCTGACACTGACCACCGTCGGCCACGATGAAATCATCGAGCAGATCACCAAAAACCTGAACAAGCTGATCGAAGTGGTCAAGCTGGTGGACCTGTCGGAAAGCGCTCACATCGAACGCGAACTGATGCTGGTCAAGGTCAAGGCCACTGGCGCCCAGCGCGCCGAGATCAAACGCACCACCGATATTTACCGTGGACAGATCGTCGACGTCAGCGCCAGCGTTTATACCGTTCAACTGACCGGTACCAGCGACAAGCTCGACAGCTTCATTCAGTCCATCGGCACCGCATCGATTCTGGAGACTGTCCGCAGTGGCGTCACCGGTATTGCCCGCGGCGACAAAGTACTCAGCATCTAA
- the ilvC gene encoding ketol-acid reductoisomerase, whose translation MKVFYDKDCDLSIIQGKKVAIIGYGSQGHAQACNLKDSGVDVTVGLRKGSATVAKAEAHGLKVTDVAAAVAGADLVMILTPDEFQSQLYKNEIEPNIKKGATLAFSHGFAIHYNQVVPRADLDVIMIAPKAPGHTVRSEFVKGGGIPDLIAIYQDASGNAKNVALSYAAGVGGGRTGIIETTFKDETETDLFGEQAVLCGGTVELVKAGFETLVEAGYAPEMAYFECLHELKLIVDLMYEGGIANMNYSISNNAEYGEYVTGPEVINAESRQAMRNALKRIQDGEYAKMFISEGATGYPSMTAKRRNNAAHGIEIIGEQLRSMMPWIGANKIVDKAKN comes from the coding sequence ATGAAAGTTTTCTACGATAAAGACTGCGACCTGTCGATCATCCAGGGCAAGAAAGTTGCCATCATCGGTTACGGTTCGCAGGGTCACGCTCAAGCGTGCAACCTGAAAGACTCCGGTGTCGACGTTACTGTTGGTCTGCGTAAAGGTTCGGCTACCGTTGCCAAGGCTGAAGCCCACGGCCTGAAAGTGACCGACGTGGCGGCCGCTGTTGCCGGTGCCGACCTGGTCATGATCCTGACCCCGGACGAGTTCCAGTCCCAGCTTTACAAGAACGAAATCGAGCCGAACATCAAGAAAGGCGCCACCCTGGCCTTCTCCCACGGCTTCGCGATCCACTACAACCAGGTTGTTCCGCGTGCCGACCTCGACGTGATCATGATCGCGCCGAAAGCCCCGGGCCACACCGTACGTTCCGAGTTCGTGAAAGGCGGCGGTATCCCTGACCTGATCGCGATCTACCAGGACGCCTCCGGCAACGCCAAGAACGTTGCACTGTCCTACGCCGCCGGTGTTGGTGGCGGTCGTACCGGCATCATCGAAACTACTTTCAAGGACGAGACCGAAACCGACCTGTTCGGCGAACAAGCCGTTCTGTGCGGCGGCACCGTTGAGCTGGTAAAAGCCGGTTTCGAAACCCTGGTTGAAGCTGGCTACGCGCCGGAAATGGCCTATTTCGAGTGCCTGCACGAACTGAAACTGATCGTTGACCTCATGTATGAAGGCGGTATCGCCAACATGAACTACTCGATCTCCAACAACGCTGAATACGGCGAGTACGTGACAGGTCCGGAAGTGATCAACGCCGAATCCCGTCAGGCCATGCGCAACGCCCTGAAACGTATTCAGGACGGCGAATACGCCAAAATGTTCATCAGCGAAGGCGCAACCGGCTACCCTTCGATGACCGCCAAGCGTCGTAACAACGCCGCTCACGGTATCGAGATCATCGGCGAGCAACTGCGCTCCATGATGCCGTGGATCGGTGCCAACAAGATCGTCGACAAAGCCAAAAACTAA
- the pssA gene encoding CDP-diacylglycerol--serine O-phosphatidyltransferase, translating into MSERPEEPNQASDAESLLPIDEHIEEGHDAEGRKVRHRGIYLLPNLFTTANLFAGFYSIINSMSAQAALSAGDAANASKYFAFAAIAIFVAMVLDGLDGRVARMTNTQSAFGAEYDSLSDMVAFGVAPALLAFGWALGDMGKVGWMVAFIYVAGAALRLARFNTQVGTADKRYFIGLASPAAAGVVAGIVWAFSDYGIQGSKMSFLVALMVAAAGMLMVSNIKYNSFKELDLKGRVPFVAILAVVLVFAVVFSDPPRILLLVFLAYAASGPVQYLLHLRRHKHAE; encoded by the coding sequence ATGAGCGAACGTCCCGAAGAGCCGAACCAGGCTTCCGACGCCGAAAGCCTGCTGCCCATCGATGAGCACATCGAAGAAGGGCATGACGCAGAAGGCCGTAAAGTCCGGCATCGTGGTATCTATCTTCTGCCGAATCTGTTCACCACTGCGAACTTGTTCGCAGGGTTCTATTCCATCATCAACTCGATGAGTGCCCAGGCTGCATTGAGCGCCGGGGATGCCGCGAATGCGAGCAAATACTTTGCCTTTGCCGCCATCGCGATTTTCGTCGCCATGGTGCTCGATGGTCTCGATGGTCGCGTGGCGCGCATGACCAATACCCAAAGTGCGTTTGGTGCCGAGTACGACTCGTTGTCGGACATGGTTGCCTTCGGCGTCGCCCCCGCGTTGCTGGCTTTTGGCTGGGCGCTGGGTGACATGGGCAAGGTCGGCTGGATGGTTGCCTTCATTTACGTGGCGGGTGCGGCATTGCGTCTGGCGCGCTTCAACACTCAGGTGGGGACCGCCGACAAACGCTACTTCATCGGTCTGGCCAGCCCGGCTGCTGCCGGTGTGGTTGCCGGGATTGTCTGGGCGTTCAGCGATTACGGGATCCAGGGTTCGAAGATGTCATTCCTGGTTGCGTTGATGGTAGCGGCCGCCGGCATGCTGATGGTCAGCAATATCAAATACAACAGCTTCAAGGAGCTGGATCTGAAGGGGCGTGTGCCTTTCGTGGCTATCCTTGCAGTGGTGCTGGTGTTTGCCGTGGTGTTCAGCGATCCGCCTCGCATTCTGCTGCTGGTGTTCCTCGCCTACGCCGCTTCGGGCCCGGTGCAGTACTTGTTGCATCTTCGTCGTCACAAACACGCCGAGTGA
- a CDS encoding paraquat-inducible protein A has product MRAIDAGILICTECHELNRQDTDSDVQTCTRCGALVHARRPNSLARTWALLITAAIIYIPANVLPIMTVSSLGQGDPSTIMSGVIQLVQHGMIPIAAVVFIASILVPTFKLVGIALLLFSVQRRQPLSARQRIWMYRFIEFIGRWSMLDIFVIAILVAVVNFGRLASVEANLGAIAFASVVILTMLAAVTFDPRLIWDNTESDADHD; this is encoded by the coding sequence ATGCGGGCGATTGATGCAGGCATTCTGATCTGTACCGAATGCCACGAACTGAACAGGCAGGATACCGACAGCGATGTGCAGACCTGCACCCGATGCGGTGCGCTGGTTCACGCCCGGCGGCCCAACAGCCTTGCGCGAACCTGGGCGCTGTTGATCACGGCCGCGATTATCTACATCCCGGCCAACGTACTGCCGATCATGACCGTCAGCTCACTGGGGCAGGGTGATCCGAGCACGATCATGTCCGGCGTCATCCAGCTGGTGCAGCACGGCATGATTCCGATTGCCGCCGTGGTGTTCATCGCCAGCATCCTGGTGCCGACGTTCAAGCTGGTGGGCATCGCGCTGCTGCTGTTTTCCGTGCAGCGCCGCCAGCCCTTGTCCGCCCGTCAGCGGATCTGGATGTACCGCTTCATCGAGTTCATCGGCCGCTGGTCGATGCTCGATATTTTTGTGATCGCCATTCTGGTGGCGGTCGTCAACTTCGGCCGGCTTGCCAGCGTCGAAGCCAATCTTGGCGCCATCGCCTTCGCCAGTGTGGTGATTCTGACGATGCTCGCCGCTGTCACTTTCGATCCCCGACTGATTTGGGATAACACGGAGTCGGACGCCGACCATGACTGA
- a CDS encoding PqiB family protein, producing MTDLPVAKTRPASNWSAIWVLPLIALIIGGWLGWRAYTETGIEIQVRFESGEGIQANKTEVVYKGMPVGKVKALKLDDEGNSKGVIATIEMNKDVDQYLKTSTRFWLVKPSVTLAGITGLETLVSGNYVAISPGEGEPTRKFKALAEEPPLSDSKPGLHLTIKADRLGSLNRGSPVFYKQIKVGQIKSYVLSEDQSTVELKVFIEPTYAKLVRKHTRFWNASGISIDANLSGVKVRSESLASIVAGGIAFATPENRKDSPPTDPSLPFRLYEDFDAAAAGIRVKVKLSDFEGLQAGRTPVMYKGIQVGNLKALKIDPDLSSATAELTLDPLAEDYLVTGTQFWVVKPSISLAGITGLEALVKGNYIAVRPGDKGGAPQREFEARPKAPPLDLRAPGLHLVLFTDTLGSIDVGSPILYKQVKVGSVQSYQFSKTRKQLVIGVHIEKEYENLVNASTRFWNVSGVTLTGGLTGGIQVKSESLQTLMAGGIAFETPQAKAPLQKRIPRFRLFASHDEANQKGAVVTIKVDRADGLRSGTPVRFKGLDVGKIESVDLTDDLQSVILTARITEVPEKIARVGSQFWVVKPELGLIKTSNLETLVTGQYIEVQPAAKNLGPQKNFVALANPPEVTKQEAGLSLVLSAARRGSLKPGVPVTYREITVGKVTGYELGQTADRVLVHILIEPKYAPLVRSGSRFWNTSGVGFDIGLFKGVTMRTESLETVIQGGIAFATPDGEKMGNPARAEQTFPLFDKFEDEWLNWAPKIPLGK from the coding sequence ATGACTGATTTGCCTGTAGCGAAAACCCGACCGGCTTCGAACTGGTCCGCCATCTGGGTGTTGCCCCTGATCGCCCTCATTATCGGTGGCTGGCTCGGCTGGCGTGCCTATACCGAAACCGGCATCGAGATTCAGGTGCGTTTTGAAAGTGGTGAAGGCATTCAGGCCAACAAGACCGAAGTGGTCTACAAAGGCATGCCGGTCGGCAAGGTGAAAGCCCTCAAGCTCGATGATGAAGGCAACTCCAAAGGTGTCATCGCGACTATCGAGATGAACAAGGATGTCGATCAGTACCTCAAGACCAGCACCCGATTCTGGCTGGTCAAGCCAAGCGTGACCCTGGCCGGGATCACCGGTCTGGAAACTCTGGTTTCGGGTAACTACGTCGCCATCAGCCCCGGCGAAGGCGAGCCGACTCGCAAGTTCAAGGCCCTGGCCGAAGAGCCACCGCTATCGGATTCCAAGCCCGGCCTGCACCTGACCATCAAGGCCGATCGCCTCGGTTCGTTGAATCGTGGCAGCCCGGTTTTCTACAAACAGATCAAAGTCGGTCAGATCAAAAGTTATGTGCTGTCGGAAGACCAGAGCACGGTCGAGCTCAAGGTATTCATCGAACCGACCTACGCCAAACTGGTGCGCAAACACACCCGTTTCTGGAACGCCAGCGGCATCAGCATCGACGCCAACCTGTCCGGCGTGAAAGTGCGCAGCGAATCTCTTGCCAGTATCGTCGCCGGCGGTATCGCCTTCGCCACCCCGGAGAACCGCAAGGACAGCCCGCCCACCGATCCGAGCCTGCCGTTTCGTCTCTATGAAGACTTCGACGCGGCCGCCGCCGGCATCCGTGTGAAGGTCAAACTCAGCGATTTCGAAGGCCTGCAGGCCGGGCGTACCCCGGTGATGTACAAGGGCATTCAGGTCGGTAACCTGAAAGCGCTGAAGATCGATCCGGACCTGTCCAGCGCAACCGCCGAGCTGACCCTCGATCCGCTGGCTGAAGACTATCTGGTCACCGGCACGCAATTCTGGGTGGTCAAACCTTCGATCTCACTGGCAGGCATCACCGGTCTGGAAGCGTTGGTCAAAGGTAACTACATCGCGGTCCGTCCAGGCGACAAGGGGGGTGCGCCACAACGTGAATTCGAGGCCCGGCCAAAAGCACCGCCGCTGGATCTGCGCGCCCCCGGGCTGCACCTTGTGCTGTTCACCGACACCCTCGGTTCGATCGATGTCGGCAGCCCGATTCTCTACAAGCAGGTCAAGGTCGGTTCGGTGCAGAGCTATCAGTTCTCCAAGACCCGCAAGCAACTGGTGATCGGCGTCCACATCGAGAAGGAATACGAAAACCTGGTCAACGCCTCGACCCGGTTCTGGAACGTCAGCGGCGTCACGCTGACTGGCGGTCTGACGGGCGGCATTCAGGTCAAGAGTGAATCGTTGCAGACCCTGATGGCCGGCGGTATTGCCTTCGAAACGCCGCAAGCCAAGGCACCGCTGCAAAAACGCATTCCACGCTTCCGTCTGTTCGCCAGCCACGACGAAGCGAATCAGAAAGGCGCTGTCGTCACCATCAAGGTCGATCGCGCGGACGGTCTGCGCAGCGGCACACCGGTTCGCTTCAAAGGCCTGGACGTCGGCAAGATCGAAAGTGTCGACCTGACCGATGATCTGCAATCGGTGATCCTCACCGCGCGCATCACTGAAGTGCCGGAGAAGATCGCCCGGGTCGGCAGTCAGTTCTGGGTGGTCAAACCGGAGTTGGGGCTGATCAAGACCTCGAACCTGGAGACCCTGGTTACCGGCCAGTACATCGAAGTGCAACCGGCGGCCAAGAACCTCGGCCCGCAGAAGAACTTCGTGGCCCTGGCCAATCCACCGGAGGTCACCAAGCAAGAGGCTGGTTTGAGTCTGGTATTGAGCGCTGCTCGTCGTGGCTCGCTGAAACCGGGTGTGCCGGTCACCTACCGCGAGATCACTGTGGGCAAAGTCACCGGTTACGAACTGGGCCAGACAGCGGATCGCGTGCTGGTGCACATCCTGATCGAACCGAAGTACGCGCCACTGGTGCGCAGCGGCAGTCGCTTCTGGAACACCAGCGGCGTCGGTTTCGATATCGGCTTGTTCAAAGGCGTGACCATGCGCACCGAGTCGCTTGAAACAGTGATTCAGGGCGGTATCGCCTTCGCCACCCCGGACGGCGAGAAGATGGGCAATCCGGCCCGCGCCGAACAAACCTTCCCGCTGTTCGACAAGTTCGAAGACGAGTGGCTGAACTGGGCGCCGAAAATCCCCCTCGGTAAATAA
- the msrP gene encoding protein-methionine-sulfoxide reductase catalytic subunit MsrP: protein MLIKVPKASDCHESDVTPESIYLSRRQLLGATAAGLAMSTLPRWASAEEAARYADVEAGKAPAWFAEKLPSVKWGAVNVKDEAITPFKDATHYNNFYEFGTDKGDPAANAGSLKTEPWSVVVDGEVGKPGRYALEDFMKPYQLEERIYRLRCVEAWSMVIPWIGFPVSALLKQVEPTSNAKYIRFETLQDPKSMPGQRSGFALIDWPYVEGLRLDEAMNPLAILAVGMYGRELPNQNGAPLRLVVPWKYGFKSVKSIVRISLVSEQPKTTWQSIASDEYGFYANVNPTVDHPRWTQARERRLPNSLFKPNVRDTQMFNGYADEVASLYTGLDLRKNY from the coding sequence ATGCTGATCAAAGTCCCTAAAGCGTCCGATTGCCATGAGTCGGACGTCACGCCTGAATCCATTTATCTCTCTCGTCGACAATTGCTCGGAGCGACTGCGGCCGGCTTGGCCATGAGCACTTTGCCGCGCTGGGCCAGTGCCGAAGAGGCTGCCCGCTATGCCGATGTCGAAGCCGGAAAGGCGCCCGCCTGGTTTGCCGAGAAGCTGCCCTCTGTCAAATGGGGGGCGGTGAACGTCAAGGATGAGGCGATTACGCCTTTCAAAGACGCGACCCATTACAACAACTTCTATGAGTTCGGCACCGACAAGGGGGATCCTGCGGCCAATGCCGGTTCGTTGAAAACCGAACCCTGGAGTGTTGTGGTGGACGGGGAGGTGGGTAAGCCGGGGCGTTATGCTCTGGAAGATTTCATGAAGCCTTACCAGCTGGAGGAGCGCATCTATCGCCTTCGTTGTGTCGAGGCATGGTCGATGGTGATTCCCTGGATCGGTTTCCCTGTTTCGGCACTGTTGAAGCAGGTAGAGCCTACCTCCAATGCCAAGTACATTCGCTTCGAAACCCTGCAGGATCCCAAGTCCATGCCCGGACAGCGTTCGGGATTTGCCCTGATCGACTGGCCTTATGTGGAAGGCTTGCGTCTGGATGAGGCGATGAATCCCTTGGCGATTCTGGCGGTGGGTATGTATGGCCGTGAATTGCCGAATCAGAACGGTGCACCGCTGCGTCTGGTAGTGCCATGGAAGTACGGCTTCAAGAGCGTCAAATCCATCGTGCGGATCAGTCTGGTCAGTGAGCAGCCGAAGACAACCTGGCAGAGTATTGCGTCTGATGAGTACGGGTTCTATGCGAATGTGAACCCTACAGTCGACCATCCACGCTGGACTCAGGCCCGGGAGCGGCGACTGCCCAACAGCCTGTTCAAGCCGAATGTGCGTGATACGCAGATGTTTAACGGCTACGCGGATGAGGTCGCTTCTTTATATACAGGGCTCGATCTGCGGAAGAACTACTGA
- the msrQ gene encoding protein-methionine-sulfoxide reductase heme-binding subunit MsrQ → MRYPIWRVGVFLAAAIWPLFWFYQAFADLLGPDPGKVLVDRLGLGTLVLLLITLSMTPLQKLTGWAGWIAVRRQLGLWCFAYVVLHLFSYMAFILGFDWSQLGVELRKRPYIIVGALGFLGLLVLAVTSNRYSQRLLGVRWKKLHRLVYVILGLGLLHMLWIVRADLKEWAIYALIGVFLLALRIPPLTRRIPRLMGKKQVFQEKRN, encoded by the coding sequence ATGCGATATCCGATCTGGCGCGTAGGCGTTTTCCTGGCTGCGGCGATCTGGCCGCTGTTCTGGTTCTATCAGGCTTTTGCGGATCTGCTTGGGCCGGATCCGGGAAAAGTCCTGGTTGATCGATTGGGGCTTGGGACATTGGTATTGCTGTTGATCACGCTGAGTATGACGCCGCTGCAGAAACTGACGGGGTGGGCCGGATGGATTGCTGTGCGTCGGCAGTTGGGGCTCTGGTGTTTTGCCTATGTGGTTCTGCATCTCTTCAGCTATATGGCGTTCATTCTCGGTTTCGACTGGTCGCAACTGGGTGTCGAGCTGCGTAAGCGTCCCTACATCATTGTGGGTGCTCTGGGGTTTCTGGGGTTACTCGTATTGGCTGTTACCTCCAATCGATATAGTCAGCGCCTCTTAGGTGTCCGCTGGAAGAAGTTGCACCGGTTGGTGTACGTGATTCTCGGATTGGGATTGCTGCATATGCTGTGGATTGTGCGTGCTGACCTTAAGGAGTGGGCAATCTATGCCCTGATAGGTGTTTTCCTTTTGGCACTGCGTATTCCTCCTTTGACTCGCCGGATCCCTCGTTTGATGGGTAAAAAGCAGGTTTTTCAGGAAAAGCGAAATTAA